One Haemorhous mexicanus isolate bHaeMex1 chromosome 19, bHaeMex1.pri, whole genome shotgun sequence genomic window carries:
- the SLC7A4 gene encoding cationic amino acid transporter 4 isoform X1 has product MARWLPRSTDLTRFCQKLNRVKTLEDDMMETSFNRCLSTIDLTLLGIGGMVGSGLYVLTGTVAKEIAGPAVIVSFIIAGFASLLAALCYAEFGARVPKTGSAYMFTYVSVGEIWAFLIGWNVLLEYMIGGAAVARAWSGYLDSIFNHKIKNFTETHVGAWQVPFLARYPDFLAAAILLVATAFISFGAKVSSWLNHVFSAISMGVILFILIMGFVLAQPKNWSTQEGGFAPYGLSGIMAGTATCFYAFVGFDVIAASSEEARNPQRAVPRAIAFSLGLATGAYILVSVVLTLMVPWHTLDPDSALADAFYRRGYTWAGFLVAAGSICAMNTVLLSNLFSLPRIVYAMAEDGLFFQVFSRVHPRTQVPVVGIMVFGLLMALLALIFDLEALVQFLSIGTLLAYTFVAASIIVLRFQQQKGDVPAPGPSSQPSAEPREGPSGGELKEYESFSDKLHLVDRDKSKEQREPGQLKAAFEPYLEFLSDFYPGEVVTVGVVTLMVSAICLCSILVFGNTHLHLPTWSYSLLLVLFSLGFLLSLLLIWAHEQQHSTQTFQIPLVPLSPALSIILNIYLMLKLSYMTWLRFAVWLLLGLLVYFGYGIWHSKENLREPRAQRVSARYVVFPGGSLEERVQAVQPGCQPATGLPDTDSEDCKR; this is encoded by the exons ATGGCAAGATGGCTGCCCCGCTCCACTGACCTGACCCGCTTCTGCCAGAAGCTCAACCGGGTGAAGACCCTGGAGGACGACATGATGGAGACATCCTTTAACAGATGCCTTTCCACCATTGACTTGACGCTGCTGGGCATCGGGGGCATGGTGGGCTCCGGGCTGTACGTCCTCACAGGCACCGTGGCCAAGGAGATTGCTGGCCCTGCCGTCATCGTCTCCTTCATCATTGCTGGCTTTGCCTCactcctggctgctctctgctATGCCGAGTTTGGAGCCCGCGTGCCCAAGACAGGCTCTGCCTACATGTTCACCTAcgtgtctgtgggtgaaatcTGGGCTTTCCTTATCGGCTGGAATGTGCTGCTGGAGTACATGATCGGAGGGGCCGCAGTGGCCAGGGCCTGGAGTGGCTATCTGGACTCCATCTTTAATCACAAGATCAAGAACTTCACCGAGACCCACGTGGGTGCCTGGCAGGTGCCGTTCCTGGCCCGCTATCCAGACTTCCTGGCAGCTGCCATCCTGCTGGTAGCTACCGCCTTCATCTCCTTCGGGGCCAAGGTGTCCTCCTGGCTCAACCATGTCTTCTCGGCCATCAGCATGGGCGTCATCCTCTTCATCCTCATTATGGGCTTTGTCCTTGCACAGCCCAAGAACTGGAGCACCCAGGAGGGTGGCTTTGCCCCATATGGGCTGTCGGGCATCatggctggcacagccaccTGCTTCTATGCCTTTGTGGGCTTTGACGTCATCGCAGCCTCCAGCGAAGAGGCCAGGAACCCGCagagggctgtccccagggccattGCTTTCTCCTTGGGGCTGGCCACCGGTGCCTATATCCTGGTGTCAGTTGTGCTGACGCTGATGGTGCCCTGGCACACGCTGGACCCTGACTCTGCCCTGGCTGATGCGTTCTACAGGAGGGGCTACACCTGGGCAGGGTTTCTGGTGGCTGCTGGCTCCATCTGTG CAATGAACACAGTTCTATTGAGCAACCTCTTCTCCCTGCCACGCATTGTCTACGCCATGGCCGAGGATGGGCTCTTCTTTCAGGTCTTCTCCCGAGTGCACCCCCGCACACAGGTGCCCGTGGTCGGCATCATGGTCTTCGGGCTGCTtatggccctgctggccctcaTCTTTGACCTAGAGGCCCTGGTGCAGTTCCTGTCCATAGGCACTCTGCTGGCCTACACCTTCGTGGCTGCCAGCATCATTGTCCTGCgcttccagcagcagaagggggATGTCCCCGCACCGGggcccagcagccagcccagcgcTGAGCCCCGTGAGGGCCCATCTGGGGGCGAGCTGAAGGAGTACGAGTCCTTCTCTGACAAGCTGCACCTGGTGGACAGGGACAAGAGCAAAGAGCAGCGGGAGCCGgggcagctgaaggcagctttTGAGCCCTACCTGGAGTTCCTCAGCGACTTCTACCCAGGTGAGGTGGTCACGGTAGGTGTGGTGACCTTGATGGTGTCTGCCATCTGCCTCTGCTCTATCTTAGTGTTTGGCAACACCCACCTCCACCTGCCCACCTGGAGCTACTCCCTGCTGCTGGTCCTCTTCAGTCTGGGCTTcctgctcagcctcctcctcaTCTGGGCacatgagcagcagcacagcacccagaCCTTCCAG atCCCCCTGGTACCTCTCTCCCCAGCACTGAGCATCATCCTCAACATCTACCTGATGCTGAAGCTCAGTTACATGACATGGCTCCGCTTCGCTGTCTGGCTGCTCTTGG GCTTACTCGTCTATTTTGGCTACGGCATCTGGCACAGCAAGGAGAACCTGCGGGAGCCACGAGCCCAGCGTGTCAGTGCCCGCTACGTGGTGTTCCCGGgtggcagcctggaggagagggtGCAAGCAGTCCAGCCCGGCTGCCAGCCTGCCACCGGGCTGCCAGACACCGACAGCGAGGACTGCAAGAGATGA
- the SLC7A4 gene encoding cationic amino acid transporter 4 isoform X2, which yields MARWLPRSTDLTRFCQKLNRVKTLEDDMMETSFNRCLSTIDLTLLGIGGMVGSGLYVLTGTVAKEIAGPAVIVSFIIAGFASLLAALCYAEFGARVPKTGSAYMFTYVSVGEIWAFLIGWNVLLEYMIGGAAVARAWSGYLDSIFNHKIKNFTETHVGAWQVPFLARYPDFLAAAILLVATAFISFGAKVSSWLNHVFSAISMGVILFILIMGFVLAQPKNWSTQEGGFAPYGLSGIMAGTATCFYAFVGFDVIAASSEEARNPQRAVPRAIAFSLGLATGAYILVSVVLTLMVPWHTLDPDSALADAFYRRGYTWAGFLVAAGSICAMNTVLLSNLFSLPRIVYAMAEDGLFFQVFSRVHPRTQVPVVGIMVFGLLMALLALIFDLEALVQFLSIGTLLAYTFVAASIIVLRFQQQKGDVPAPGPSSQPSAEPREGPSGGELKEYESFSDKLHLVDRDKSKEQREPGQLKAAFEPYLEFLSDFYPDPPGTSLPSTEHHPQHLPDAEAQLHDMAPLRCLAALGLTRLFWLRHLAQQGEPAGATSPACQCPLRGVPGWQPGGEGASSPARLPACHRAARHRQRGLQEMTPLAMGAPGDGNVGISSRSEARAPPPSSWSL from the exons ATGGCAAGATGGCTGCCCCGCTCCACTGACCTGACCCGCTTCTGCCAGAAGCTCAACCGGGTGAAGACCCTGGAGGACGACATGATGGAGACATCCTTTAACAGATGCCTTTCCACCATTGACTTGACGCTGCTGGGCATCGGGGGCATGGTGGGCTCCGGGCTGTACGTCCTCACAGGCACCGTGGCCAAGGAGATTGCTGGCCCTGCCGTCATCGTCTCCTTCATCATTGCTGGCTTTGCCTCactcctggctgctctctgctATGCCGAGTTTGGAGCCCGCGTGCCCAAGACAGGCTCTGCCTACATGTTCACCTAcgtgtctgtgggtgaaatcTGGGCTTTCCTTATCGGCTGGAATGTGCTGCTGGAGTACATGATCGGAGGGGCCGCAGTGGCCAGGGCCTGGAGTGGCTATCTGGACTCCATCTTTAATCACAAGATCAAGAACTTCACCGAGACCCACGTGGGTGCCTGGCAGGTGCCGTTCCTGGCCCGCTATCCAGACTTCCTGGCAGCTGCCATCCTGCTGGTAGCTACCGCCTTCATCTCCTTCGGGGCCAAGGTGTCCTCCTGGCTCAACCATGTCTTCTCGGCCATCAGCATGGGCGTCATCCTCTTCATCCTCATTATGGGCTTTGTCCTTGCACAGCCCAAGAACTGGAGCACCCAGGAGGGTGGCTTTGCCCCATATGGGCTGTCGGGCATCatggctggcacagccaccTGCTTCTATGCCTTTGTGGGCTTTGACGTCATCGCAGCCTCCAGCGAAGAGGCCAGGAACCCGCagagggctgtccccagggccattGCTTTCTCCTTGGGGCTGGCCACCGGTGCCTATATCCTGGTGTCAGTTGTGCTGACGCTGATGGTGCCCTGGCACACGCTGGACCCTGACTCTGCCCTGGCTGATGCGTTCTACAGGAGGGGCTACACCTGGGCAGGGTTTCTGGTGGCTGCTGGCTCCATCTGTG CAATGAACACAGTTCTATTGAGCAACCTCTTCTCCCTGCCACGCATTGTCTACGCCATGGCCGAGGATGGGCTCTTCTTTCAGGTCTTCTCCCGAGTGCACCCCCGCACACAGGTGCCCGTGGTCGGCATCATGGTCTTCGGGCTGCTtatggccctgctggccctcaTCTTTGACCTAGAGGCCCTGGTGCAGTTCCTGTCCATAGGCACTCTGCTGGCCTACACCTTCGTGGCTGCCAGCATCATTGTCCTGCgcttccagcagcagaagggggATGTCCCCGCACCGGggcccagcagccagcccagcgcTGAGCCCCGTGAGGGCCCATCTGGGGGCGAGCTGAAGGAGTACGAGTCCTTCTCTGACAAGCTGCACCTGGTGGACAGGGACAAGAGCAAAGAGCAGCGGGAGCCGgggcagctgaaggcagctttTGAGCCCTACCTGGAGTTCCTCAGCGACTTCTACCCAG atCCCCCTGGTACCTCTCTCCCCAGCACTGAGCATCATCCTCAACATCTACCTGATGCTGAAGCTCAGTTACATGACATGGCTCCGCTTCGCTGTCTGGCTGCTCTTGG GCTTACTCGTCTATTTTGGCTACGGCATCTGGCACAGCAAGGAGAACCTGCGGGAGCCACGAGCCCAGCGTGTCAGTGCCCGCTACGTGGTGTTCCCGGgtggcagcctggaggagagggtGCAAGCAGTCCAGCCCGGCTGCCAGCCTGCCACCGGGCTGCCAGACACCGACAGCGAGGACTGCAAGAGATGACACCCCTGGCAATGGGGGCACCTGGAGATGGGAATGTTGGAATCTCCTCCCGCAGTGAGGCGAGAGCCCCACCCCCCTCCTCCTGGTCCCTCTGA